The Elaeis guineensis isolate ETL-2024a chromosome 5, EG11, whole genome shotgun sequence DNA segment CAAAGTCTTTCAGCTGTAACATCTTATATCTCTCTATTTGTgatctctttttccttttctcttgaGACCAATACTAATAGTTTACCTATAAACCATAATCTTGTACCCTAGAATCCCCAAATATCTTTTTCATCTCCTCTAAAGTATGAATATCCTTTATGCTCTGAAAGATTTAATATTCCATAATATGGCATTATGGTTATTAACATTGTGGATCTTTCTAGTCTAACAACCATGAAATTAGACCTTTCTTTAGGAGTCAAAAACCTTCATATAATCGTATCCAAATGCTCCCAACAAGAAGAACCACCAAAGTGGACAAATTAGAAAAGTAAGTGATCCAAGAGGATTATCAGACTCGATGTGGACCACTTTGACTATATGGATAGGACTAGATAGGGTCCATGAGTGAGATCTACACACTGAAAAGTCGAATGGCATGTCAACTTTCAAAGACCATAACTCGATATATGATACtcaattgagattttttttttcaatccaagTAACTTTTCAATATCTACAACATAGAGCTAACCCCTTAAGAGATTGAAACAGaccaaaattttatcatttgggCTCTGAAATGGACAAATCAAACTGAAAGGTTTCTTTTCGAGAAAGATCTTGACCAGGCGTATCTCCTAAATCGAGAAGAATCAAATGGAGAGACAAAACAAaccaaaattttatcatttgggTTCTGAAATGGACTGATCAAACTGAAAGTTTCCATTTCGAGAAAGATCTTGACCGGGCATATCTCCTAAACCGAGAAGAATCAAATGGAGTGACAAAAGATAAATTTGATATAGAAATCGAGATCTATTTCCTGTAAGACTTTGATTTTTTTAAGTTTATGTTTGCTAATcatgtttattttagaaaaataagcCCTATTAGAACTAGGAGAGGAATGTGATCCAAATTGTGCAAGGACAAACTTCACCATTATCAGTAAAGGCTATATACTTCGATTTTATTAGCATCAATGAAACAAGGGGACGTAAGCCATTCTTTTATTaatgttttcttttatttaaatttctttCAAAAGATTCGAGTAAAATGGGTTAAGCAAAGTTTCCTTCTCCCCAATTGGATCAGCAAGTTGGATTCACCTCAAGAAAATGGAATACTTAATCAACAAAAAATTACTAAGGACCGCCATACTCATTACATGAAATCCTTATCCTCTCTGGAGGAAAAATATACACTCCCAAGAAAGCTACAGATTacatattttttcaaagaatgGATAAAGCATCCTTTTCAAACAGCAAAGGATATTTAAGCCTCTCCTTGGATACAATCACAGGCTAATAGGTTTGTGTGCAATCAAGCATGCATTTTCACTAAGGAAAGCATGCTCCCTACAAGCTGATAGTCTTGCACAATGATGGTATTCAACAAGTCAAAATCAACAAAAGGATCTAAATTCTAATTTATATTCTTGGATGAGAACTTGTGGATATGGGGATCATCAGTCTACATATCCCCATTCAAATCAGATCTAACACATAAATCATAACTTGCCTAACCCTAATCCAGCAATCAGAGTCTCTGCATCCCCAGCCTCATTCTAAAGCCAAATTTACACgtgttttcttccttctttctctgTTTGACATGCAATAACACATATTGTATAAATATCCAAAGAAATTACTTTTCACAGATatgagatgaaagaaagaaaagcattAAATTATTCGACTTATCTTGGAGCTCTAACAATCTAACCCCCCTAGAGACCGCagttaaaatataatagaaaaatCAAGAAGCCTATGGCTTACCTTTCGTTGCCATTGAAGCGGGCTCCGAAGAAGAAGGCGACAGAGAGGAGCCACGAGTCGCTGTGCACCGCCACCAAAGACAGCCAGTCCTTCCGGTTCATCCCGTCCCTCGCGAAATTGATCCCAAGCGCCGGCTCCGGCAGCTCCGGCGGCACCTCCTCCGCCGGCAACGTCACCTCCCACATCCCTCCAGGATGCCCATACAAGCACAAGTTCTCCTTCTCTGCATCAAATCAACCGACACCCAAATCCCTCGATTCCAAGAACCAGATCCATCACCGAAACAACCCTGATCTCAAACTTATATCCattttaaaaaatgaaaaaaaaaaaactcacccGGATCGCACAGCGTATAGAACTCATCGACATCTGAGAGTAGAACAGATCACAAGAAAATATCACAACACAACAGCAACAAAAAAAGTGGAGAAGATCGAAGGAAGAGGGATTAGAGAAGGAGGTGGGGGAGGAGAGGACCAGTGGTGAGGGCGCGGACGATGGCAGCGCGGCGTCCGCTGTAGTCTTTGTAGATCTCCTCAACAGTCCGGGGGGCCGACGAGACCTGCACCACGTCCATGGGAAGCGAGCTCGATCCGGATCCAACCGGTGGGAGGCCGATCCCGTGTTTTTAAAGACGATAGAAGAATTTGTTGACGGCGCAATGCCGTGATCGGTAGCCAAGACATTATATGCGGAAAGCAACTGTGGATCCGGCTTGTATCTTTCgcacgaaagaatgattgatcttctttcgcaATATCAACCGTTGGATGGCGCAATAGTCGCTTTGAGAGCCGTTCAGTCGATGGATGCGGGCATTGGGCGCCGCAATCCAACGGTTAATGTCGCAAAAGAACATCGATCACTCGTTCTCGCAAAAGATACAACCGGAACAACCGTCAAAACACCCCTCCCGGCACCGCCGGGAAAAAACAGGGATGTATTCATTAAGAATTTATAAATACACACTTTCCGAATGAACATACATTGCCTCGGGGGAATATATTCTCCAAATGCGGATTGTGtttatcaattaaattttatttctttccttttctggATTTTTATTACTTGCCTTTTACCTTGCTCCTGATTTTTGATATCCTTCAAATCAAGAGCATACATTATAATTAAGTATTGTGTTGGAGACTGGCTAATTTGGTTTGGACTTAATGGGTAGCTATTTTGCCCCTCTGGTGTTTGAATTTTATTTGTAAACGACGTTAAATGCCAAGCAATGATGTTGCATTATTATGTTAAATATAATGGTTGCATGAGTGTCGTGATTATATGTTTATTTCACTACTAGTCTGTTGATCCTAGTTGGTCAAGAGCTATTTCCTATTGACAAACGCAATTGTAGAAATTTTACCtgacaaatatttttaattcttagaTATTTTGTTTTTTGCAAAATGAAGAATTCTATATATTTATAAATGCTTCTAATGATGGACTGTTAGAAATATCATCACCATCTAGTCTAATTTAGATGCATGAGATGATAGAATTTTCGCATAAGGGAATAGTTTAGATTAAGGTATGAAAAAAGAAATTTGAGACGacattttttttcatttgtttctTCTCAATTATGTATTATATGATATTGCGACATGTAGAAACTCGTACTGAACCATGGGTTGGATTCTTAGAGTTATTAGTAACTCAAAATTAAATGAAACCGAGATTTCAAGACATGAAATAGTGTGAATAAATAGGTCTCATGTGGGACTAGTTTACCTGTTTAATAGGGCCATATTTTCACAAGCACGGCACAGACTTTTGGACCCTTCATTGAATGCAAGGATATTCTTGTTTTCATAGGACTTACAAATACAAACTTGCACTGgcaaataaaaatttgatgattTGAATTAGTGAAATGCTGAAGTAGTATTGTAAGTAAAACTTCAAATGTATTTGAACTAGTCAAAATTATGTAATAGTGAAGGATGGTAAGGAAAACTTGATACTTACACAATTATATGGGTTGTTCATTTTTGAATTTTGTATTTATAAAAAGATCAATATATTGACATATTACTAAAGAAATCTAGGAGGTGATTGACTGTGTCTATGGTTGGTATCTTTAACCACCATTTCCATCGACATCCTCAGGGGAAAAATAATTGGTATATAACATATTAATACTCCAAATGCTTTGTTTCACTGACACCcagatcattaaaaaaaaaaaggctcactTGTAGAAAATACTGTTGGGAGCCAACCAGAGGCAATTTGTTATACCATGCTCATCTCTACAAAATAATCGTCAAGTCACATTTCTGGAAACACAACCATTAGAATGGTACATCAGAAAGTTTCATTCCTTTCCAAACCTTGACTGAAATTTCAGCTAAAAATGCTGCTACTCTTTTTCCCCTTGAACTTGcaataggaaagcaaagaagtaCTGCTGGGTTAAGACAAGGAAAAAAAGAACCACCAAATTTGCCAAGCAAGAGAATTCCAATGTACAAACTCTGACCTGATTATAAAATTTAGGAAAAATATAATTGGATTGCCACTATTGTAATAATTTCAgagcaaaagaaaataaaagacgaGGTCCTGCTGACTTGAGACATCAAATGGAACCACCAGATTCGCAAACTGGAAAAGATACCACTTACAAACACTAGACTAAAAAAACCCAGAGAAAAATGAGGAGATTAATAGGACGACAATTATTTCACAGAGGAATGCTAGATACTACATTATGCATATAATTACAGCAATCTTTAAATTGTCAATTTAGACATATCCTTGAGGGAAGGAGGACTCCAGGTGCATGCTCCTCAACAAACACATCCTCACAAGCAACAAGTCTAAGAACAGTTCGAGTCGAGAGCTTGTTGTACCTTTCCCTCAACTCAATGAAGCTCCTGCCAAGTACTTGTTCAAACCAAACATCTAGAGCTCCTCGATCTTCCAATAGCCATGCAGCTGCAAGTATCTGCTCCATTACCTTCACATCAATCTCCAGAATACATTCAGAGCCAATTTTGGCGTGGAAGCTCTTACTGATTTCCCTTAATATGTTATCAGCAAGGGCATCAAAATCATAAGGCTTAAAGTTCACAGTGGCATCCACTGAGTTGAAGAAATCTTCTGCCCATGCCTCTGTAATATCCGATGTAGAGCTATTCTCATTGCTGCTGCTATTATCCATGTCATTTACCTCAACCTCTTCTACAGGCAGATTCAAGTCTAGGAATGTGTTTGGCATCGTATGTGCCCGTTTTGCAGTCCCCAATGATTCGTGGTGCCCTTTGAAGTCATCAGAAACATCCAACTTGCGTTTACTAACAAAAACTGAGGAGAAAGATGCTTGCTTATTCATAGACTTTTGCCTTGAAGCAATCAGCACGTTAACATTTGGATTGCTGCTGGCGGCCTCCGAAACAGGCTGCATCAAAATCTTCATCCGCCATCCCTGAGCTGCAAGAATCCTTTCCTCTGAGAATTTAATTGAATCTGTCCTTGAGGAAAAGGCCTTACCTCGAGCTTTTGTTGCAGTTATCACAAAAATGGTGTTGCTGATGCCAAATTCCCTTCCATGAGAATCAGGAAATTTGCCGGTTAGAATAGCCTGTGATAAGCTCCTCTGAACTAGCAAATCAGCCTTATCCACATTTTCTAGGAAAACAATGGACCATGGCTTCTTGCTTAACTCCCCAGCAATATGATCCACGATTGTCTTGCCTCTGAACATCTCATCATACCCATTGACCTCTTGCTGGCTGCAGATAGTAGTTGGACAATTAATACCAACTTGGCTTAGATCAATGCAGATCAAGTTTTCCTTGCTGCCATATAGCAATTCTGCAAGAGCTACTGCTACTTTCTTCTTTCCAACCTCATCAGGACCCAGAAAAGTGAGCCAGATATCTCGTTTTAGGCTTGCACCACGCCGCCTTTGATCACCTGTTCTGCAACGTACTATAGTTTGACTGATAGCACTCAAGGCTTCTTCCTGTCGACCAACTTTATTGATGAGACTAGTACAGAATGATTTGTAATTACTTTGAACAAAACTTTGACACAAATTGGATGAACTCAGACATTGTTGGTCAAAGGCAGGCACACCACCAGTCTTTGAAACTGAGGGAATGCGCATGAGTGGATATGTACTGTTTGCCAGCAGATCAGGACAAGCAGAGTAAGAATGAGATTGAATGAGAACCTCCGGAATATTTTGGCTGAAATCATCAACCTTCTTGGATGGCAAACGCCCAGAGCAATCTTCCAAATGATTTGTGTGTTTTTGAGTAGCAGAGTGTTCATCCTTGCAAGCTGGCTCATGAAGGGTTCCTAAAACCAAATCTGTCCTAACAGATGTTACAGAGGAAGGTGAAGCATGAACATCATGATCGCCTGAATCTGATTGTGCACCTTGGTCAGACTGGAAGCCCTCCCTCTGAAGCTGTTCACTTTTTGATAGCCTGACCTGAAGTTTTGATATTAAGTCCCTGTTTCTGGATTCAGGAATAACAGGAAGTGATAAACTCTGGCTAGCCATGGCGATCTTCTGTAAATCCACTACCACAGGAAATGAATTTTCATACCCTTTCTGGCTTCCAGTTGAATCAAGATTCTTGCTGTTCTGGTTACTGGCTCTCTCCTTATCAGAAATGCATGGAAGACCAACAATGTTTGGACGCATCTGGAAACTGTCAGTCTCAAACCTCTGGCATCCCTGATGAAGGCGCTGACAATAATCATTCCACTTCTTTTGCAAATCCATTATTTTTACATTCAACAATGTTTTATCATCTTTAGCCTGCactgaagaaaaatgaaagattttTACACAAGAAAAAAGAAGCAAAGAAGCTGAAGAAACTCATCTGATAGGTCATTCATTGGAAGAAAAATGAAACCACAATATGCCTCATGATTCAACAAACAGAAGTTTCCAAGGCCAGATTTTATgagtattataaatatataatgtcTTTGAGACTCCAAAATAAAGGTAaagacatgaaaaatttcaacagTAAACACACCTTTGATGCATCTAATCCATCATTCATACTAAAAACATTAGCTCTCTGCATCCAAGAAGGCACATCCATTGGGTGCTGATCTTCAGCTGAAGTTGAATGTCCCTTCAGAATAGCAGCAACTTCTTGTTCGCATTTGTCATTACAATGCTGGCAGCGGAGTACTGATGGGTAACGGCAGCTTGGCAGACCCTTTGACTCATATATTGTAGGGAAAAGGCCTCCAAATGGAACAAATGAATCCATTAAGCTGGGAACATTTCACAAGCAGCAAATGGTGAGAATTAACTCCACGTGCAAAACAATGCAACAAAAATTGTACATACCAAGATAGCAGAAAGAAAAAGCAAATTTATCAACTAAATAATCAATAAGCACGTTTAGTGCTTTACAAACCAACTCTTATGTCATTTTTTACGTCATCCAATAACCTGCAAGTTGCAGCCTACTAGATAGTCTGCTTATCAACAATAGCAACTTATTTTCTATATGCTGTGCAAATTCCATCTCAAATGGTTATAAAAGTTGAAACTTGTCAGAAAAGCTAGCGGACATTTTTGTTCGCTGAATTACATGCAAAAAGTCTTTATACAGGAAGACATAAAATACAAAAATGAAAAGGGAAATGGGGTTCGACGATTGATCCAATCAAAAGAGtagatcatttttttaaaaaaaaatcaagagcaCTGTTTAATAAGTCAAGCCAATGAAAAGAAATAAACCCCCTCATATGTTGACATCAAAAGAAAGTATTTACTCTGATCCATTTGAAGTAATATATTGTCCACACAGATTCTCCTTTAAGAATACTTCTGCATCATTATTATTTCTTTGTACACTTATCAATGCAAAGAAAAGCCCATGGCTTCGCACATAAAACGACCATGTTTACTTGTGTGATTGGTAGCCTAAATGTAATGCATGGTTTACTGTACCAGACTTTACTGCACGACACTGAGCAACCCATACCATACCCATAGTAAAATGATATTTAGTATGGGAACATACCAAGTGTCTGCACGACAAACAGACTCATGCCAATACCATATTAGCATGGTATCCATACAGGTACCGATACCAGTACTGCAAATCATAAGGCAGGGTAAAAACAGATTTAAGGGAGAGGGGAAAAGGAGTGGAGGCAACAAAATCCAGAAAGTAGAAGAGAGGAGATTAAGAAATGGTAGAATCACAAGCAAGAAAATCAATTCATTTGTCAGATGTGCCCCTCTTATAGTGGTCAGACTATGATCTACATAATTTTGAAGCACAAAAAAGATTTGCCATCAACAACATATGATATGTTtagcccaaaaaaaaattgatattggcTGTTCCCAGAGTAGATTGGCTTAATGATGCCACTTCAATTAAAAGTTTCCTATATCCATCTTGTTAAAGAAAGGTCACAGAATAGTGTTAGTAATTAAAGTCCCAGCTATAATTTTTCCTTCTTAATTGGTATAACTTGTTTGACTTTTGCCATACCACCACCACCCCTCCGAATGAAATGAAACATGGTCTAGTAAAATTCATTTGGTAAGTCCATAGGTGCCACAGAAACTCACAACTCAGAAGGATATGCAGAGATATCCATATCATAATTCACAACCAGTTTTTCTTAAAATTCATTAGGCTTCCACACACTGTATGATGATCAAATTTCGTGAGGACCCACCTCTAAGTAAAAGGAATAAGCTTGGATCAAGAAATAGCAACAATCAAATATTTCTAGCTTCATGCATCCATCCATGaattgcttaaaaaaaaaaatgtatccaACCATGCAAGAGTAGAGTCCAAATGATCTGCAAAGTACGACTTGATATCTCCATCTCCTTTGTTCCTGTTATACCACAACATTACAGTCTGCTGTTTCAGTGCTGCAGACAAAGCCAACCTGCTATCACTTCTGATAGTTTCATTGAACAATGTGAGCCCAAGCCGTCTTGCTCAAATCAGGAGTTCTTGCGTTAGATGATGGCCACTCTCAATTAGAGAGCTAATGTCTGCATCTTTCGCAAAATGTTATTGAACTGGAATCTTGCATAATGTTTCTTTTATGAAAGAAGATTAATATCAGAAAAAGTTATGATGTAAGAAGCTAGAGAAACACTCTGACAGGGTTCAATATTGTGTATTGCAGAAAATGGAAAATGGTTGAATGAAATGGAAATTATACATGATGAAATTTTCCAGACAGCCTTTCTAGTAACTGTGGCTCCTCTGCTAACTTGAACTAACCAACTGCAGTTCCAACTTCTAGAGAAACAAGATACAGAAACAATGAAGGAATAAGCTTGCCAAAAACAGCATTTGTGCGAATGAAGGAATATCTCGGTACAGAATATGAGAAGGCAATTATGTAGCAATAACAACAAGATGAGGACTTACATGTGGCTTAGATGAAGAAACCTGAAAGGAAGTATTAATTATTTAGCTTCTTCGAATTAACAATTGTCGAGATTGAACTTAAATCACACGTTGTTATTGGCCTTTTTCCTGTTCTTTTATTTATATGCTAACTCACATAAGCTATGCTAAAACCTTACTCTGATTTCAAATGCCAAGATTGCCTGATGCATTGGCTGATGTAAACTTAAGGGCCACAGTTAATCTGGACAAGTATTCTCTAAATTGCTAGTCGAATAAAGGACCCCAAAAGGACAGGAATTGATTGAATATTTAAAGAAATACAGTACATATCAAGCTACAAAACACTTAAAGATGAATAATTGAGATGAATATGATAAATAGAGGCCATATCATGGGGAGCTAATTGCCAACAACGAACAAATAGAAGTATTAATCATCTGTCTCAACCTTTTCAATGTCATAATGTTGGTAACTGAAGAAGGCAAGCATCTGATGCACAAATTGCCTAGCTTTATCAAGAAACACATAAAAGGGCTTAGCTTCATAAAATAATTGAAACATATTATCAATTTATTAAAAACCATTAATAAGTAATGCAACTTTTTCCACAAAGGATCCAATAGACAACATAAACATATTAATACAATGAGACTCACAGGAAAGCTTTAAAAGATGACCTGTCTCACAGAAATAGTACTTGACAGACATAAAATATGCCTGGTTAGAAAATTAGAAATAGAATGGAGATAAGGTATGAAGGAGTGGCAAGAAGGTGAGACTGTAACCAACTTAGAAAGACAAGCAAAACTAAATGATTTGAATCTTGCATGTAGCAAACAAAGATGAGAGATAATGAACTTGCTCATCTCTGGTGATGGATGATTGTAAGTTGTTTGACTAATAAACCAACAGGTTCAAGCATGGGATATAATCTCAAGCTCCATGAAGTGAGTTGACAACTTGGCCAACCAAAGTCCACCAGAGTATTTTCAGTTAATGATTCAAAACAACACAATGTGTCTCTGACTACAATTTAGAAACATAAGAAAGGCACAGGATAGAAGAAACTGGATTTAGCATAGTGAAACagagtttgacataatttatgCAATTGCTTGCAAAACGCCACAGAAATTCTAATGGAAGAAATCTCTCTTTTCCATCAACCATGGTATGTATCAGAGAAATATTGCTAGTGAGGAGGAATTTTCTGGCTACACTCCAAAGTATCCTAGAAAAGTTACAAGAAGACATGAAATTTGAGTTTCAAAGTAAGAGAATTAATTAAGCACCACAATTATTTCTGTTCAAATATAACACAGTCAAGTTCATTAATCTTAGAATATCACCCTTGAAGAACATCTTCCTAGCCACTAAAGAGCATAACTTTAATCGAGGTTCATCCTAGTTCACAACTGACAACAATAGTAGATCCCTTCATAATGTATGGAAAAGGGTGAATAGAAGTCACGAAAATGGTGGAGGCAACAGAAAGCCATCGAAAGCCTCAAGGTAGCAGGATGTGAGGTGAGAGCTTGGAGTAGATGGTGAGACCATAGGTCATGTAGTTTGAGTGTTATATAACTAGATTCATGATTGATCAACAAACTAGATTTGGTCGCTTAGTTTCTAGACTCATTAATCTTGTATTATACAATTTTTATATCTTATCACATATTATTGTTGAAATAGAAACATTTTCTTCAATAGGAGAAACAACTCATGATTAAAtgcataataatattttataacctCTCATCCAAAACCTCATATCCCATTATCACTATTTGAACCCCAATCATTCATCCTACATCTCACCACCCTATGGCTTCCAATGACTATTTGACACTACTTTTTCATCATTCTCTTTTCACCCTCTTTTCACTACAAGAAGTGAAAATGAGAATTTTTTTCACCATTCTCATTTTTCTCAATTATTCTCCATAGTCAGAAATGGGATTCAAGAGTAATTCAACAAGGTTGAGAAATTCAGAGTTTGGAAAAATTGGGCCATATTCaaagaaaatttagaagaaagttggaacatcttaaaaaaaaaacaaaataactATTCCTAAATGTGGAAGTCACAAGGAATAAGATCGAGATAGCCACCATGGCCGAGGGAGTGGATGTGGGCTTAGTTGAGGGGGTGGGAAGATGGGCTGAGAGAATAATGCATGTAAGGGAAGCTGACCTGGATCTAAGTTGAGACAGAatctagaagaagagaagaggaggaacTTGTAGGATGTCGGTGGGTGAGAGGGAAACGTTGGAGGGTGGAAGAACAGGAGATGTGGCTTGCTCTTACAAAATGAATGGTAGCTTTTTTTaacataaataaattttcaagaccTCTACACCCACTGGCTACCTCAGTGCCTTCAGCCATGAGCATGAAATACAACTTCTACGTGGAAACTAGTAGCAAACAGTTCTCTATTTTGTGATTTATCCATATACTTCACGTATTCTGTTTGCCAGTAGCTTGCAAATGAACTTATTACTCGCAAAGTAATTCCATGAGGCTATCAACTGCATATAATCAcagattctttaaaaatttggcaAATCTTATTACTATGCTATTCTCCTTAATGCCAACCCAAGATGGAAAGTTGGTGTAAATTATTCCCCATGTGAACAAGAAAAGATTCTCTAGCAGCAATTTTAAGGCattcatttgattttttttcattaaatttGGTCGGTGATATCTTTTCTTTATTATCATGCACCTTTGGCATGGTTCTCCTTTCACAAACTTATAC contains these protein-coding regions:
- the LOC105045832 gene encoding protein DWARF 53-LIKE, with the translated sequence MPTPVSSARQCLAAEAAATLDDAVAVARRRAHAQTTSLHVVYALLSSSSSSSSASPPGAAASPSILRDALSRARSSAYSPRLQFKALELCFGVALDRQPSSSSHHHQQQQQTGAAEDPPVSNSLMAAIKRSQANQRRNPDTFHLYQQQQQQQQGSSSFSGVKVELQQLVVAILDDPVVSRVFGEAGFRSSDIKLAVLRPPPPVLRFPRAARCPPLFLCNFSAADDVDALMPRGFTFPFSAQFCSDDTDGNCRRIGEVLSRRSSRNPMLVGITAGDAARDFARTVERKNWSVLPPELRGLRLVSIEREVSDLGKSGDDRSWIGAWLEELGRQAEEPGVVLSIGDLKGMVEGGDDAGKQSSVVLELTRVLELLRGRLWVMGWSATYETYMKFLSRYPLLDKDWDLQLLPITAERPGIGGSLPRPPSLMDSFVPFGGLFPTIYESKGLPSCRYPSVLRCQHCNDKCEQEVAAILKGHSTSAEDQHPMDVPSWMQRANVFSMNDGLDASKAKDDKTLLNVKIMDLQKKWNDYCQRLHQGCQRFETDSFQMRPNIVGLPCISDKERASNQNSKNLDSTGSQKGYENSFPVVVDLQKIAMASQSLSLPVIPESRNRDLISKLQVRLSKSEQLQREGFQSDQGAQSDSGDHDVHASPSSVTSVRTDLVLGTLHEPACKDEHSATQKHTNHLEDCSGRLPSKKVDDFSQNIPEVLIQSHSYSACPDLLANSTYPLMRIPSVSKTGGVPAFDQQCLSSSNLCQSFVQSNYKSFCTSLINKVGRQEEALSAISQTIVRCRTGDQRRRGASLKRDIWLTFLGPDEVGKKKVAVALAELLYGSKENLICIDLSQVGINCPTTICSQQEVNGYDEMFRGKTIVDHIAGELSKKPWSIVFLENVDKADLLVQRSLSQAILTGKFPDSHGREFGISNTIFVITATKARGKAFSSRTDSIKFSEERILAAQGWRMKILMQPVSEAASSNPNVNVLIASRQKSMNKQASFSSVFVSKRKLDVSDDFKGHHESLGTAKRAHTMPNTFLDLNLPVEEVEVNDMDNSSSNENSSTSDITEAWAEDFFNSVDATVNFKPYDFDALADNILREISKSFHAKIGSECILEIDVKVMEQILAAAWLLEDRGALDVWFEQVLGRSFIELRERYNKLSTRTVLRLVACEDVFVEEHAPGVLLPSRICLN